TAAGAGGAACCTGGAGCGGCTTTCTTCTAGCTTACGGCCCGCTAACCATAGGCGGCGCACTTTATTTCTGGCTGAGCTATAAAAACACTGAGCCCGGAATTAAAAACGACGGGAACTATTTTAGAAATATTACATCAAGAGGCTCCCTTGGATGGATCGCAGGGATACTCATGACCGGTTTTTATGTAATTCTCTATTGGTGGCCAGAGTATCTTGAAGGCGGCATTAGACTTTTAGACCCTCATGCAAACCTCATAAAAGGACAGCCTGCCGATCACTGGTTTCTCTATGGATTCATTTATACGCTTGCAGTTCTTGTATTCGGCGTGCGCATGCTTATGAAATACCGAGGAAACCGCTATCAGCAGATTAGAACGACGTCTGTTATGACGGTACAGCTTGGATTTGCATTTCTAATCCCAAATATACTAGTACTTTTTAATCAGCCAGAATTCTATTTCTCATACTTTTGGCCGCTGAAATATGACTACCTATTTCCAAGCACGATAAGTTATCTGACATCAAGCTCAGCAGGGCTTGGAGTGTTTTTGGTCTTCTGGGGAATAGTTATGAGTTTTATTGCCGTGCCCGTGCTCACGTATTTCTTTGGCAAACGCTGGTATTGCTCATGGGTATGCGGATGCGGCGGATTGGCAGAGACTATGGGTGACCCATGGAGGCAGCTCTCAGATAAGTCAGTGAGAGCATGGAAGATTGAGCGCTGGATGATACACAGCGTTCTGGTTTTTATTGTCATCGTTACAGCTGCTCTATGGATAAACTCATTTACCCAGGGGAAGGTTCTGGGTGAATTCTCAGGCTCAGCAGCAAAGTGGTACGGCTTTTTTATTGGCGCAGTTTTCTCTGGTGTGGTTGGTGTTGGATTCTATCCGCTAATGGGAAGCAGGGTTTGGTGCAGGTTTGGGTGTCCGTTAGCCGCCGGACTTGGAATAATTCAGCGATATTTCTCACGCTTTAGAATCACCACAAACGGCGGGCAGTGTATGTCCTGCGGCAACTGCTCGACTTACTGCGAGATGGGTATTGACGTAAGAGCATATGCTCAAAAAGGCATGAACATAATACGAGCGTCATGTGTAGGTTGCGGTGTTTGCAGCGCAGTCTGCCCAAGAGGAGTACTCAAGCTTGAGAACGGAAAAACCTATGCTGATAGGTTTGAAGGCTCTGCAAGACCTGTGCAGGCATTTATAGATTCGCTAAAGCACCTTTAGTGAATTAGTACTATTCTATTGATCAGACTTACAAAACCAATTAGAATCCAAGCATAAATGGATGAAAGTATTCAAGTAGCAATTCCCATACCTGGGGAGGAGTCTTATTCCTACAGTGTCCCTGAACATCTTAAAGATGGAATTAAACTGGGCAAGAGGGTATTGGTCCCCTTTAGAAATAGACGCTCTATTGGTTTTATTGTGGGAATAGGCGGTGCACCCCCTGATATAAAATTAAGAGACATTTTAGATGTAATTGATGAGCAGCCGCTTTTTGATGAAAAAAGACTAGATTTTTTAAAGTGGGTCTCTAATTACTACATCAGCTCTTTAGGTATTGTTCTAAAAGCAGCACACCCTGGGGGTTTGGGAGTTAGTCTTAAAAGGCTCATACGCATTACCCAAAACGGACTAAATGCAATCTCAGACCACCGTCTGACAGATCATGAAGAAGTTGTACTCAACACAATAAAAAATTCAGAAGAAATAACATCTCAGAAGCTGCTCAATTTAGTAGAAAATACTTCAAATGAGCTTTTAAATTCCTTAAAGAGAAGAAGCCTTATTGAATTCAAATATGAATTAGAGTCAGATGCAAAAGTTAAAACTGAAAAAATAATAGTTGCCGAAGATGGTGCAACTTTAGACAGCAAACTTCTTGCCAGAAAGCATGCAAAATCCCAGATACTGGAATATGTTTTAACTCATAGAAAGGTGTCCCTTTCAGATTTAAAAGAGTTATTTGGAAATGTGAGCGCTCACCTGCCATGGCTTGAAGAAAAAGCGTTTGTAAGGATTGAGCATAGAGAAGTTCAAAGAGATCCTTTTTCTCATATTGATTTATCTGACGATACTAAGCACAAATTGACGCTTGATCAAGATATTGCATGCAAAAAGATACTGGAATCTGTCGACAGCGAGCAATACTCACCGTTCCTACTTCACGGCGTAACCGGAAGTGGCAAGACCGAAGTTTATCTGCAAGTTATTAAAGAGGTGATCAATAAGGGTAAAGAAGCTCTTGTTTTAGTGCCTGAAATCTCTTTAACCCCTCAGCTTGTTAAAAGATTTAGGGCCAGATTTGGAAATAATGTCGCCGTTATACACAGCGCACTTTCGGAAGGTGAGAGATTTGATGCCTGGCGGTTGGCAAGCAGGGGAGAAGTTAAAGTGGTAATAGGTGCTAGATCAGCCATTTTTGCCCCGCTAAAGAACTTAGGAATTATCATTATTGATGAAGAGCATGAGTCCAGCTATAAGCAAGAAGAGTCCCCGGCCTACAATGCAAGAGATCTTGCACTTGTTCTAGGCCGTATGACGGGGTCAGTCGTTGTCTTAGGCTCCGCAACTCCATCGGCCGAATCATACAGTAATGCTATGAAGAATCGCTACACTTATCTATCTCTTCCACTTAGAGTTGAGGATAAATCACTTCCAAAGATTGAAGTTGTAGATATGAAAAATGAGCAGGTCACTGTATTTTCTGAAGCCCTTAAACGCTCTCTAATCTCAAATTTTGATCAAGGCAAACAATCTATTTTATTTCTCAACCGTAGGGGCTATTCAGGACTCCTGATATGCCATTCGTGCGGGGAGATTCTAAAGTGCCCTAACTGCACAGTATCGATTACTTATCACCAAGAGGATAATTCAATTAAATGCCATATGTGCGGGCTCTCTGAAAAATCTGTGCCGGATTGCTCAAAGTGCGGGGGCAATTTTAGAGCGCTTGGCATAGGGACCCAGAAGGTTGAGGAAGAGGTAACAAGACTTTTGCCTGGTGCCACAATTGCAAGAATGGACAGAGATACTGCTGCCGGAAAGAACAAGCTTTTAAGGCTTTACTCGCGGCTTGAGAAGGGTGAGATAGATGTGCTTATTGGAACGCAGATGGTTGCAAAGGGGCATGATCTTCCGGGAGTCACGTTAGTAGGAGTAATCTCTGCCGATATATCGCTCGGAATTCCTGATTTTAGATCAGGAGAGAGAACCTTTCAGCTCGTAACCCAAGTTGCAGGACGCTCTGGCAGGGGCGATCATCCGGGTAATGTAGTTGTTCAAACCTTCAATCCGGATCACCCAAGTATTATTTTCGCAACACATCAAGACAGTGTCGGATTTCTAAAAACGGAGTTAAAACTTAGAGAGGCGCTCTCATATCCCCCATATTCAAGATTAGTTAGCATTAGATTCTCAGGCAGGTTCGAGGATGAAACCCAGCGGGTAGCTTCTGAGGCGGGAAATTTAGCAAAAAGAATGTCATCAAAGCTTCCCTTGGATACTCTAGAAATTATAGGTCCATCAGTTTGCCCAATATATAAAATTCGAAACCG
The Thermodesulfobacteriota bacterium genome window above contains:
- a CDS encoding 4Fe-4S dicluster domain-containing protein — its product is MGLVGLGVLFFIIMLFNTPLRGTWSGFLLAYGPLTIGGALYFWLSYKNTEPGIKNDGNYFRNITSRGSLGWIAGILMTGFYVILYWWPEYLEGGIRLLDPHANLIKGQPADHWFLYGFIYTLAVLVFGVRMLMKYRGNRYQQIRTTSVMTVQLGFAFLIPNILVLFNQPEFYFSYFWPLKYDYLFPSTISYLTSSSAGLGVFLVFWGIVMSFIAVPVLTYFFGKRWYCSWVCGCGGLAETMGDPWRQLSDKSVRAWKIERWMIHSVLVFIVIVTAALWINSFTQGKVLGEFSGSAAKWYGFFIGAVFSGVVGVGFYPLMGSRVWCRFGCPLAAGLGIIQRYFSRFRITTNGGQCMSCGNCSTYCEMGIDVRAYAQKGMNIIRASCVGCGVCSAVCPRGVLKLENGKTYADRFEGSARPVQAFIDSLKHL
- the priA gene encoding primosomal protein N', producing MDESIQVAIPIPGEESYSYSVPEHLKDGIKLGKRVLVPFRNRRSIGFIVGIGGAPPDIKLRDILDVIDEQPLFDEKRLDFLKWVSNYYISSLGIVLKAAHPGGLGVSLKRLIRITQNGLNAISDHRLTDHEEVVLNTIKNSEEITSQKLLNLVENTSNELLNSLKRRSLIEFKYELESDAKVKTEKIIVAEDGATLDSKLLARKHAKSQILEYVLTHRKVSLSDLKELFGNVSAHLPWLEEKAFVRIEHREVQRDPFSHIDLSDDTKHKLTLDQDIACKKILESVDSEQYSPFLLHGVTGSGKTEVYLQVIKEVINKGKEALVLVPEISLTPQLVKRFRARFGNNVAVIHSALSEGERFDAWRLASRGEVKVVIGARSAIFAPLKNLGIIIIDEEHESSYKQEESPAYNARDLALVLGRMTGSVVVLGSATPSAESYSNAMKNRYTYLSLPLRVEDKSLPKIEVVDMKNEQVTVFSEALKRSLISNFDQGKQSILFLNRRGYSGLLICHSCGEILKCPNCTVSITYHQEDNSIKCHMCGLSEKSVPDCSKCGGNFRALGIGTQKVEEEVTRLLPGATIARMDRDTAAGKNKLLRLYSRLEKGEIDVLIGTQMVAKGHDLPGVTLVGVISADISLGIPDFRSGERTFQLVTQVAGRSGRGDHPGNVVVQTFNPDHPSIIFATHQDSVGFLKTELKLREALSYPPYSRLVSIRFSGRFEDETQRVASEAGNLAKRMSSKLPLDTLEIIGPSVCPIYKIRNRFRFQMLLKSSNTSVLHSFSKKLIASISKISSGVRCSVDVDPYYFS